GACTGTTTATACAGCAAGCCTTGCGACAATTGATTACATGAAAGAGCAAGGCAAAGGAAACAAGGTCTACGTGATTGGTGAATCGGGGCTGGTTGATTTGATTTTAGCTGCTGGCTTCGAGTGGGATGAAGAGACACCAGATTTTGTTATCGTCGGACTAGATACTGATATTAACTATGAAAAATTTGCCACAGCTGCGCTTTGTATTAGAAAGGGTGCAACTTTTATTGGCACAAATCCAGATAAGAGCATCCCAACAGAACGAGGCTTGTTGCCAGGAGCAGGTTCATTTATTGCTTTGGTGCAAACAGCGACGCAGACAGATCCAATCATGATCGGAAAACCAAATGCAATCATCATGAATGAAGCACTAAAAGTCATGCAATTGAATAAAGACGAAGTAATCATGGTTGGTGATAATTATGAAACAGATATTCAGTCTGGTCTTCAAAATGGGATTGATAGCTTACTTGTTTTATCCGGATTTACAGCGAAATCGGCCGTTCCGACTTTACCTAAACAGCCTACATATATTGTCGATTCTTTAGATGAATGGACTTTTTGATATGAAAGAAAAAAGTTGGATTTGGCGTGAACGAGCTGGAATCGTGTGTTTGATTTTAACTATTATTTCTTTAAGTATTGCGATTACCATTAACTTTCGTCTGTTATATGTTTGGGATATCGATTCATTAAATATTTTAGACTATGTAGAGATGGACAAGCCTACATTGCTAAAAAACTTTGATCAGTTGATGGCTTATTTAAATAACCCATTTATTGACACGTTAAAATTATCTGATTTTCCATCCTCTAAAAGTGGTGCATTTCATTTTTATGAAGTAAAACGCCTGTTTTTACTTTGTTATGGTGTATTACTTGTGACGGTGATTCCAAGCGGTTTTTTTATTTTCCGTTTGATCAAGGAAAAACGCGTATGGCGTTTGATTCGTCCCTTTCAATGGGGAATGATTATACCAGTATTTTTGGGCGCTTTAATGGCTATTGGATTCGATCAATTTTTTGTGGCATTTCATGGCGTATTTTTTAATAATGATGACTGGTTATTTGATCCGGCTGCGGATCCAATCATCAATGTCTTACCAGAAGAATATTTTATGCATAGCTTTATTTTGTTTTTTGTCTTGCTGGAACTGTTCTTCTTTATCGGAATTGTTGCTGGAAAGCGAGAGTTGAAAAAAGTATAAAACATATTTTAAGTCACTGGAAACTGTCTCAATGAAGCTGATTCTAGTGGCTTTTTTATTTGGTGCTATAGTCTATAAATATTTACTAACGTCAAAATTTAAGTTAAAATGATTATAGGAATAAAATCACATTATGGTTGGTAGTCCATAAATATGAAGCAATTCATATTAGTATCCTGCCCCTCCGGGTTGTCCATTTCCTGTATTAATTAAAAGGAGGGCATCGTCATGAAGTTAACGATTTATTTCGATGGTAGTTATTGGTATGGTTTGATTGAATACGAAGGCGTAGAAGAAGATTACCGAGCTTGTAAATATCTATTTGGTGTAGAACCTAAAACGTCAGAAGTTGAAGCGTTCATCGTAAATCAAATAGATCATATGATCTATCTTAATGATCAAAAGTTGAAAAAATCTTCTAATCAAATCAGCATCAAAAAAGAGAAAAAAATGAATCCTAAGAAAATGCAGCGCGAAATTAATAGACAAAAAAAGCAACCCATTTTATCTACTGCAGCGCAGCAATCCATGAAAGAAGCTCAAGAACAATTTAAGCTGATCAAAAGGAAGAATTCTAAAGAACGAAAAGAGCAGATGAAAAGAGAGCAGTTTTTGTTAAAGCAAGAAAAAAAACTTCAGAAAAAAAGAGGTCATTAAGCTTTAAATTAACTGTTAGTGCTGTCTTAAGTGCTCGTATGAAGTCCATTCTTAAGTGATGGGTTCGTACGAGTTTTTTTGTTAAATCAAATGATCATCCAAATCGGGCTAATTGCAGCTGACAAAAAGTAACGAAATCTCTTGGTCTTCATCAAAGAATTATAGGAATGCGGTATCAATAGTTAAAGTTTGTGAGAACCTATAATCAAAAATTGGTTTTGTATTGTAAGGGTTTTGATTACTATTTTTATTATACAGGTAGCTTTTTAATAATTATTTAAGTGGAAATTTGATATAATATTAGTGGGTTGACATTTAATGCAGGTACCTTTATAATATAGAACAGGTACCTGATTTATATTATATATTATGGAGGAATCTATTATGGAAGAACAAACATTGATGGAACAGTTTCTAAATTTGCAAGTAATGATGCAAAGATATTTTATGAAACGTCGCAGAGAATATGGACCTTTCGGTAATCCGCATAGAGGGCAAGGCAGAGTTTTAAATTTGTTAAAACTGAAACCTGAAACAACTCAAAAAGAGTTATCTTACTTGTTAGATATGCGTCCCCAATCTTTAGGTGAGCTATTAGGTAAATTGGAGAAAAATGGTTATATCAGCCGAGAACCACTTGAAAGTGACCGCCGAGTGATGGTGATCCGTTTAACGGAAGCTGGAATGGCTGCAGCTGATAATAGTAAGCAAGAAGAAGCAACGATTTTTGATGCTTTATCAGAATCAGAACAAGAATCATTCAAAATCATCATGGGTAAATTACTCGAAGCGCTTGAAGCTGAAATCCCTGAAGAAGAGCGTGACTTTAGAGGTTCTCATATGCGTGGCAAACATGGAGGATTCGGCCGTGGTTTTGGTGGAGGTCCTGGCAAAATGGACCCAGACTTTGATCCTCGTGACATGTTTGGATCGCCTGATTTTCCGAAAAGAGGAAAATTTGGCTTTGATTCGTTCAAACGGACTACTGAAGACGATGATGGGTTTAATGATTTTTAATAAACGGTGATTAAATAAGCTAAAACAAGCTTTCTTAAATGGGAAAGCTTGTTTTTTATTACTAATTTCAATCTGGTTTTAAAAACTAGATTGAATGTTTTTTAAAATAATGTTAAAATGTTTTAGTAAATAGAAGGAGGGATCTTGTGAATGAAATAAAATCCTCTTTAGCAGTTTGGGGAAAAGAACTAGTGGACGTCCACTTGCCGCGTTGGCATGAATTACCCGAATTAGAATTGTATATGGATCAAGTAATCACACTTGTTGAACGATACTTGTCACCAGTTATTTTAAAGGAAAAACATACCTTGCTAACCTCATCGATGGTCAATAATTATGTGAAATTAGGACTGATTCCAGCACCAAATAAAAAACGTTACAACCAAAAGCATTTAGCTTTCTTAATAGCAATTACGCTATTAAAGCAAGTTCTAACTATACCGGAAATCAAACAAGGTATTCTGTATCAAGGTGCAGCGGTTGGTATTCGTGAAGCGTATAATCTTTTTTGCGAGGAGCAAGAAGCAGCCCTATCAGTCGTTGTGGCTCAAGCTTTAGGAAATGAACCAGTTGCAGCTTTTGATCAATCAATACCAGTGGAATTTTTAATTGTAAAAGGTGCGACGTTATCATTTGCCACCAAATTATTTACTGAAAAGGTCATTGAATTAGCACAAAAAAACTTAGAAGAAGATGGAGAACAAGTGGATGAATAAAGAAAAAATTGCATTATTAGTGGATTCGGGGACGGATGTGCCGCAAGAATTAGTTGAACAATATGGAATGTATATGATTCCGCTGCAAATTATTTATAAAGACCGTATTTATACCGATAAAGTAGATATCACGCCAGAAGAAGTTTATAAGCGTTTAGCTGTAGAAATTCCGAGTACATCATTGCCAGATGGAGAAACAATCACAAAAATTTTCGAAAAAATTAAAGCAGATGGCTATGAAAAAGTATTGGCTGTGACGATTTCAAGCGGATTGAGTGGAACCTTTAATGTGGTTCGTTTGATTGCAGAAGAATTTGAAGGATTAGAAACATTTGTTTTAGATACAAAAAATATCGGAATAGGCAGTGGTCTTCAAGCAATTGAAGCAGCTAAATTACTTGAAGCAGGTTTTGCGTGGAACGAAATCAAAACGAAATTAACGAATAATGTAGCCAACGCTAAAGTCTTTTTTAATGTTGCAACGCTAGAATATTTACAAAAAGGTGGTCGAATCGGTTTAGTTGCTTCAATTTTAGGAAATGCGTTAAAACTAAATCCGATCATTTCTTGTAATGGTGAAGGTGTTTATCATACCGTTGCTAAAGCGCGCGGCAGAAAAAAAAGCTTAGATAAAACCTTTGAATTAGTAAAAGCTTTTGTTGGGGATCATAAGAAATTTGTGTTAGCAGTTGCCCAAGGTCAAGCGGTAGAAGAGGCAGAAAGTTTTTACGAAAAGCTGAAGGAACAGTTTCCTCAAGCAGAAAAAATTTACTTTGGTACGATCAGCCCAGCTTTAGTTGTCCATACAGGACCTGGTCTTTTAGGGATCGGAATCCAACTGTTAGATTGATGTCAAATACCAACAAAGGAGCATTTAATCAGATGCTTTTTGTTGGTATTTTTTTAAGTTTCCTCATATGATTATACATATCAATCATATTGAGATATTACTCATTGAAATTTCTCTCAATTTTAGTTGAAATTATCACGAAAATTTTCATGAATGTGATAATCTATTTAAGAATAAAAGTGAAGGGAGGGAAATCTATGAAAAAAGCAATTGCAGAATGTCTTGGCACATTTATCTTAGTTTTCTTTGGTACAGCGACAGCTGTTTTAGGAGGCGGGATGGACGGTATTGGTACAACTGGTATCGCTTTGGCCTTTGGTTTGACGATCATTGCGGCAGCATATAGCATTGGTACGATCTCTGGAGCTCATTTAAACCCAGCAGTTTCATTGGGAATGTGGGTCAATAAACGAATCTCAACAATGGATTTGATTTATTATATCGTGGGTCAAATCATTGGTGGTTTGATTGCTTCTTTAGCTCTGCTGTCAATTTTAAATGCATCAGGAAGAGAAACAACGAACCTAGGTCAAAATGGTTTTGGTGACTTTAGCGCATTTGGTGCATTAACTGTGGAAATTATTTTAACATTTATTTTTGTTTTGGTGATCATGACTGTCACAAGTGCGAAAAAAGGCAATGCGAAACTTGCAGGAATCGTGATTGGTTTGACCTTAACGATGATCCACTTAGTGGGAATTCCGCTAACTGGTACATCTGTCAACCCAGCTAGAAGCTTAGGGCCAGCAATTTTTGCAGGAGGAGAAGCATTATCTCAAGTTTGGGTATTTATCGTAGCGCCGCTGATCGGTGGCGTACTTGCAGCTTTAGTTAGCAAATATTTACTTGATACTGAAGAGTAAAACGATAAAAGATGCTTGATAGAGTCATTCTATCAGGCATCTTTTTTTATATGAGCTCATTACATATTTTTAATTCCAGTTTGGTAATGATCAAAAAGTGGGCCAGACAAATCAAACGTAAATGTATTACGATCAACAAGACCAACGACTTCTTGACTTTGATAAAGTTCTATGAGAAATTGAGCCATCTCTTTTGCGGTGTGAAAGGTTGTAAAACCTTTAGTGTAGTCATAAGAGTTTGAACCATTAGCAACTTGAGCAAATTCTGTTTCAGTAGCAGCTGGAGCTAAAACTTTTGCTTTAAGAGGAGAACCTTTGGCCTCAAGCTCCAAGGCAATCGCCTCAGTAAAGGCACTTACATAAAATTTTGTTGCACAATACGTCGCAGCATTCGGAACATTTTTGTATCCGCCAGCAGAAGAAACGTTAATTAACTGGGTATTTTCTTTGTTCTTATAATCTGTGACATAAAGAGAGGATAGTAAAGTTAGGGCTTCGATATTCAAATGCAACATTTGACTAACCTTTTCTAAATCCTGATCAGCCACTGCATGATAGTAGCCAAAACCAGCATTATTGACCCATGTTTCGATGTCATAAATCTTTAAATCATGATACAAATCAAACACATTTTCATTTTGAGCTAGGTCGACAGTTTTATTCACGATCTCAAGGGTCGGATAGTCCGATAAAATTTCCTCCTTCAAATGATCAAGTCGATCTTTCCTTCGTGCAATTAGAATCAAATTTTTTCCTAGTTTGGCAAATGCTTTCGCTGCTTCTAAACCAATTCCTGAACTTGCGCCTGTGATTACGGTGTACTTCATAATATTCCTCCTAATTTAAAAGCTGAAAGAGCTCGGTCAGTCTCGACTGGAAAATAGGAAAAAATGACTGTGACGTTCTTTGTCTCATTCATTTTTTATCTTTTTACCGAGAGGCTAGCTCTTGAAGCTAGATAATATATGGTGATAACGGTCCACTTCGCCTCACCTGTTACCTTGCAAAATCAGTTCGTTTTCTTTATGGTGTTTCAACGCTAAATAAGATATGCTGTGCCAATCTAGCTCATAAAACAAGATAATGCTAAAAAGTAAACTGAGTGGTACAATCGAAGTATACGGTTTAGAGTCGACTCTAAAGCAAGAGAAAATTTAAAAGGGTGTGAGAAAAATGTATACAATCAGTGAATTTGCAAAAAAAATCGGGATTAGTGAACATACGTTGAGGTATTATGAAAAAGAAGGCTTAATCGAGCCCTTAAGAGATGAACATAACTACCGAGTGTATCAGAAAGAGGATCTTGATTGGGCCAATTTTGTGATAAAGCTCAAAAATACAGGGATTTCTTTAAAAGAAATCAAACAATATACCCACTTGAGAAAAATCGGTGATGCAACACTCACAAAGCGTAAAAATTTATTATTGAACCATCGTCAAAAAATTCTAGCTGAATATGAAAAGGTCAAAGGACATCTTGAATTGTTAGATGATAAAATTACGCTATATGATCAGCTTGAAAAAGAGTACAACAAAAAATCCTCAACTGCAGCATTCAATAAGCAATGAATGGCATTTGGGGATTATTCATTTTAAAAAAAGGTAATCGTTTTTTGTGACGTATCGACTGTTGCTTTATCTCCGATTGGAATGGTAAAAATAGGTTGAGTATGGCCAAAATTCATATCATAAATCACTGGAATTTCTCGTAATAGAGGATATTTTGATAAAATAGCTAAAAGTCGTTCTTCTGTCATTTCGGTTTCTTTAGGGAAACGCCCAATCAGCAGCGCTTTCGGATGCTTGACAACCTGCAGTAAAGCGGCCAGACCGCGGGCAAAATCGTGGTAATCATCTTCTTCGGAAGTTTCCACAAATAAAATTGCCTGTTCTAAGTTCGGTAAAAAGCGGGTGCCAAAAAGTAGCTGAAAGGTACTTAAATTGCCGCCATAGCAAATGCCAGTAACAGGGAGTGCTTGATTATAGACTTTCCATTCATTGGTATGCAGTGTACGTGTAGGTTCAGGTAAATACCATTCATCCTGACTCCAAGATTTAGAAGCAGATACTACAAAAGCCGCTTCTGCTGTGGTTGCCTGTAAAAATGCTTGTGTCTGATAAGCCTGAAGTTCATCCATTTGAAAACTTGAAAAATGCGGACCAACATAAGTAAGTAACTTGGTTTTTGTCGTGATAGCATTGCATAAAGCCGTGATGTCGCTATAGCCACAAAAAATTTTAGGATGCCGTTTGATCAACTCAAAATCAAGATAAGGCAGTAATTCGTTACTGTTGAATCCGCCGATTGCAGTTAAAATCCCTTTTACATTTTCGTCAGAAAAAGCTTCATGTAAATCTTTAACTCGGCTCATAATCGAAGAAGAGCCAAGGACATCTTGTTCGTTTGTATGTTCAGAGAACGTGACTTTGAAGCCTAGATCCTTCAATCTTTTCTCAGCTGATTGAATGCCGTAATCACTTAAACGAGAAAAACTATTGGACGGGGCAATGACTCGAATTTCATCCCCAGCATGTAATCGTGGTGCTTTCATTTTATCGCTTCCTTCAAAAAAACTTATTCCTAATTATAGTCAGAAAACCTTTATTTTTGCAAGATGTAGATAAGAAAGAGTAACGACTGCCTTGTCAAAGATGAAACAGTGGACAAAATAAGGTATAATGATAGAGAATATGCTTAGACAATTAAAAGACAAAAGAAAAAAGAGGTGCCTCTTATATGAAAAAAATATTAGTTGTAGATGATGAAAAACCGATTTCGGAGATTGTGAAATACAACCTTACTAAAGAAGGATACGAAGTTTTCACGGCATACGATGGTGAAGAAGCTGTTGAAAAGGTCAAAGAAGTAGAACCAGATTTGATTATCCTTGACCTGATGCTGCCGAAAATGGATGGTCTGGAAGTAGCCAGAGAAGTTCGTAAAACGTATGACATGCCGATTATTATGGTCACCGCAAAAGATTCTGAAATTGATAAAGTCTTAGGTCTTGAACTAGGAGCAGATGATTATGTCACAAAACCATTTTCTAATCGAGAGCTTGTGGCTAGAGTAAAAGCGAATCTACGCCGCGGTGCAACCAATGCCAAAGAAGCGGAATCAACAACTCAGTCTGAATTAACGATTGGAGATTTGACGATTCATCCAGATGCGTATATGGTCTCAAAACGAGGAAGCAAAATCGAACTGACTCATCGTGAGTTTGAATTATTGTATTACCTAGCTAAGCATCTTGGCCAGGTCATGACTCGTGAACATTTACTGCAAACGGTTTGGGGGTATGATTATTTTGGCGACGTTCGAACTGTAGATGTGACAGTTCGCCGTTTAAGAGAGAAGATCGAAGACAGCCCAAGTCATCCAACGTATTTAGTGACGCGTCGTGGTGTCGGTTATTATCTTCGAAACCCTGAACAGGAGTAGTGATTTATGAAGAAAAAAGTTCACTTTTTTCAATCGGTCAATTTTAAGATTGCCTTATCATTTATTTTATTATTGTTGATTGCGATCCAAATTATCGGAGGCTACTTTATTCGTGAACTGGAATCGACAACGATCAATGATTATAAAAAGAATGTTGATTTGCAGGTAACCCAACTAGCAAGTACATTAAGTGCAAAGTTAGGTGAAAAAAATCGAGATCGTACCGAGATCGATGCGAATCTGAAAAAAACATTAAGTGATTTCTCAGCTTCTGAAACGCTGGAAGCTCGTGTCGTTGATGATAAAGGAATTGTGAGAGCAACGAGCGATTTAAATCGACAAGGAACTGTTGGAAAGAAAAATGATTATCGTGATCTGGATGATTTTAGCGTGAAAAAATATCCAGCAATGGATAATGATAGACGAGTATACATCAATGTTCAGCCTATCCAATCCCCGACTGGCGACACAGTCATCGGGGTTCTTTATGTTAAAAGTAATATCGAAGGCAAGTACAAGGAAATTACAGATACGGCTCGGATTTTCTTTACAGCTTCAATTATAGCGGGAGCAATTTCGATTATCGTGACTCTTTTGATTGCCCGCTCGATCACACAACCAATCGGTGAAATGCGAGAACAAGCGCTGCGGATTGCCAAAGGCGATTACACTGGAAAAGTCCAAGTCTATGGAAAAGATGAGTTAGGTCAGCTGGCAGAAACATTCAATCAACTTTCTGAACGGATCGAAGAAGCCCAAGAGACGATGGAAGCAGAGCGCAATCGTTTAGATAGCGTACTGGCTCATATGACAGATGGGGTTATTGCCACTGATCGCCGAGGTAAAGTGATTACAATCAATGAAATGGCCCTGTCTTTATTAAATGTGAAAGATGAAGACGTGATTGGTTCTTCTTTACTGGAATTGTTGGATATAGAAACAGATTATACTTTACGGAAACTGTTGGAAGAGCCAGAAGAAATTTTGATCGACCGTTCCTTATCTACAATGGAAGATGATCAAATGATCATTCGGGTTGACTTTGCGATGATTCGTCGAGAATCTGGCTTTATTACGGGACTTGTTTGTGTGCTTCATGATGTAACGGAGCAAGAGAAAAATGAGCGTGAACGCAGAGAATTTGTTTCCAATGTGTCTCATGAGCTACGGACGCCTCTAACCAGTATGAGAAGTTACATTGAAGCGCTAAGTGAAGGCGCTTGGGAAAATCCTGAAATCGCACCTAATTTCTTGAAAGTTACTTTAGAAGAAACCGATCGGATGATTCGGATGATCAATGATTTGTTGAATCTTTCAAGAATGGATTCTGGTAATGGCGAATTACAGCTGGAATACGTTAATTTTAATGAATTGATCAATTTTGTTTTAGATCGTTTTGATATGATGGTTGAAGCAAACGATAAAAACTATTCGATTCATCGTGAATTCACAAAACGTGATTTATGGGTAGAATTGGATACAGATAAAATAATTCAAGTCTTAGATAACATTTTAAACAATGCAATCAAATATTCTCCTGACGGTGGAGAAATCACCTGTCGCCTGCTTGAAACCCATAACAATGTTATCTTTAGTGTAACGGATCAAGGTCTCGGTATTCCTAAAAAAGATGTCAATAAAGTATTTGAACGTTTCTATCGAGTAGATAAAGCACGTGCACGCGAACAAGGAGGTACAGGGCTTGGATTAGCGATCTCAAGAGAAGTAATCAAGGCGCACAATGGTGCAATTTGGGTGGAGAGTCAGGAAGGTCAAGGTTCTACCTTTTATATATCCTTGCCTTATGAACCTTATGAGGAGGATTGGTGGGAATGAAAATAGCAGAAAAAGTTGTAAGGATTGGTTTGATTTTCTTAGTCCTGCTTAGTATATATTTTTCAGTCAGTATCTGGCTCAGCTCCTCTAAAAAAGAACAACCGATCAAAAATGAGGCCCAACTTGCAGCAACGGTCGTTAATGAACGGCTCGATACGGATGTTTTTTTACCGTTGCGTTTGATTCGTATGCAAGATGGCAAATCAGAAATGAATAATAGTGAAAATTTGATCACGAATATTCAAAATGAAATCAAGCACAGCACATATGGAAAACTAACTCAAATCACTCGTGGTGACTCGCAGCAATTCGAAAAATATCTATCGATGGATCAAGGGCTAGAATTGCTTTATGAAGGGCCTTTTTTGCTAAGTGAATATGTTTCTGTCTATGACTTAGACCTTAAATTGGCCGAGTTTAGCGAAGATGAAATTTTCTTTACTTGTATCCAAATTGATTTAGCGCAAAATAAGATTCGTTTCTTGGATTTTAACCGCAAAGATATTTATGAAGCCCCGATCACGATTGATAGTGATAAAGTGTTAAATTTAATGAACAAGGTTGGTGTACAATACAATCAAATTTTAGAACAGCAGGCGATAGCGGGCAAACATTACTATCTGTCTGAAGATTTAAAAATGAAAAAATATAGTTACATTTTAGCTTCTCAGCCTGTGACTAAATTTCGGAGTGCCTTTTTCACCAATACTGATGATATTCAAACGAATGAAGATAGTAACGATTTGTCTTATACTAGTGGTAGCGAGCGTTTGACGGCAGATGAACAACTAGGCACGATCCATTTTAACGGAAATCTAGAAGCTAGAAATGCGAAAGATACTATTTATTCTGACAGCTTTAATTATATAAAGAAGCTAGGGACAAGCATGGGGAACATTCGTTATTTTGATCGAACCAATGCTGAAATTAATTATCGAACATTTGTAGAGGGTTTTCCCGTTTTTAGTGAAAATGACAAAGGTCAAGTACGAGTGACGATTGGCAATGACAAAGCTGAAAAATCCAGTGTTATGATCGAAACAAGTGTGGATACGATTCAAGTCCCGATTCCTTCTGAGGAGGAAGTTGTTCTAGAAAGTACTGAAAACTTGCTGGAGCAGTTGACTTTAAATGGTGCTGATCCAGATAAAATCAGTTCAACTGTCATTGGTTACACCTGGCATAAAATTGAAGAAATAACTCAAGTTGTCGATCTGACCCCCGAATGGTATATTCGCTACGATGACAAATGGTATCCAGAACGTGAATTACTGGAGCAATTGGCGAATATGGAGGTGGAATAATGGATTTCAAACGAATTGAGTGGATTTTTTTCTTAGCGTTTCTGGGCTTGAATTTATTTCTATTTGGTATTTATCAGGAAGGGTTAAAAGAAGAGAATAATGTCTCTTTTTCTGATCAGACTGATAGCATTGAAAAGCGCTTGGCTAAAGATGGTATCAAGTACAAAGGAACTCT
The Enterococcus silesiacus DNA segment above includes these coding regions:
- a CDS encoding PhoP family transcriptional regulator; amino-acid sequence: MKKILVVDDEKPISEIVKYNLTKEGYEVFTAYDGEEAVEKVKEVEPDLIILDLMLPKMDGLEVAREVRKTYDMPIIMVTAKDSEIDKVLGLELGADDYVTKPFSNRELVARVKANLRRGATNAKEAESTTQSELTIGDLTIHPDAYMVSKRGSKIELTHREFELLYYLAKHLGQVMTREHLLQTVWGYDYFGDVRTVDVTVRRLREKIEDSPSHPTYLVTRRGVGYYLRNPEQE
- a CDS encoding peptidase S66, which produces MKAPRLHAGDEIRVIAPSNSFSRLSDYGIQSAEKRLKDLGFKVTFSEHTNEQDVLGSSSIMSRVKDLHEAFSDENVKGILTAIGGFNSNELLPYLDFELIKRHPKIFCGYSDITALCNAITTKTKLLTYVGPHFSSFQMDELQAYQTQAFLQATTAEAAFVVSASKSWSQDEWYLPEPTRTLHTNEWKVYNQALPVTGICYGGNLSTFQLLFGTRFLPNLEQAILFVETSEEDDYHDFARGLAALLQVVKHPKALLIGRFPKETEMTEERLLAILSKYPLLREIPVIYDMNFGHTQPIFTIPIGDKATVDTSQKTITFF
- a CDS encoding oxidoreductase, which produces MKYTVITGASSGIGLEAAKAFAKLGKNLILIARRKDRLDHLKEEILSDYPTLEIVNKTVDLAQNENVFDLYHDLKIYDIETWVNNAGFGYYHAVADQDLEKVSQMLHLNIEALTLLSSLYVTDYKNKENTQLINVSSAGGYKNVPNAATYCATKFYVSAFTEAIALELEAKGSPLKAKVLAPAATETEFAQVANGSNSYDYTKGFTTFHTAKEMAQFLIELYQSQEVVGLVDRNTFTFDLSGPLFDHYQTGIKNM
- a CDS encoding transcriptional regulator, giving the protein MYTISEFAKKIGISEHTLRYYEKEGLIEPLRDEHNYRVYQKEDLDWANFVIKLKNTGISLKEIKQYTHLRKIGDATLTKRKNLLLNHRQKILAEYEKVKGHLELLDDKITLYDQLEKEYNKKSSTAAFNKQ
- a CDS encoding fatty acid-binding protein DegV; the protein is MNKEKIALLVDSGTDVPQELVEQYGMYMIPLQIIYKDRIYTDKVDITPEEVYKRLAVEIPSTSLPDGETITKIFEKIKADGYEKVLAVTISSGLSGTFNVVRLIAEEFEGLETFVLDTKNIGIGSGLQAIEAAKLLEAGFAWNEIKTKLTNNVANAKVFFNVATLEYLQKGGRIGLVASILGNALKLNPIISCNGEGVYHTVAKARGRKKSLDKTFELVKAFVGDHKKFVLAVAQGQAVEEAESFYEKLKEQFPQAEKIYFGTISPALVVHTGPGLLGIGIQLLD
- a CDS encoding fatty acid-binding protein DegV, with translation MNEIKSSLAVWGKELVDVHLPRWHELPELELYMDQVITLVERYLSPVILKEKHTLLTSSMVNNYVKLGLIPAPNKKRYNQKHLAFLIAITLLKQVLTIPEIKQGILYQGAAVGIREAYNLFCEEQEAALSVVVAQALGNEPVAAFDQSIPVEFLIVKGATLSFATKLFTEKVIELAQKNLEEDGEQVDE
- a CDS encoding PAS domain-containing sensor histidine kinase, with the protein product MKKKVHFFQSVNFKIALSFILLLLIAIQIIGGYFIRELESTTINDYKKNVDLQVTQLASTLSAKLGEKNRDRTEIDANLKKTLSDFSASETLEARVVDDKGIVRATSDLNRQGTVGKKNDYRDLDDFSVKKYPAMDNDRRVYINVQPIQSPTGDTVIGVLYVKSNIEGKYKEITDTARIFFTASIIAGAISIIVTLLIARSITQPIGEMREQALRIAKGDYTGKVQVYGKDELGQLAETFNQLSERIEEAQETMEAERNRLDSVLAHMTDGVIATDRRGKVITINEMALSLLNVKDEDVIGSSLLELLDIETDYTLRKLLEEPEEILIDRSLSTMEDDQMIIRVDFAMIRRESGFITGLVCVLHDVTEQEKNERERREFVSNVSHELRTPLTSMRSYIEALSEGAWENPEIAPNFLKVTLEETDRMIRMINDLLNLSRMDSGNGELQLEYVNFNELINFVLDRFDMMVEANDKNYSIHREFTKRDLWVELDTDKIIQVLDNILNNAIKYSPDGGEITCRLLETHNNVIFSVTDQGLGIPKKDVNKVFERFYRVDKARAREQGGTGLGLAISREVIKAHNGAIWVESQEGQGSTFYISLPYEPYEEDWWE
- a CDS encoding aquaporin, yielding MKKAIAECLGTFILVFFGTATAVLGGGMDGIGTTGIALAFGLTIIAAAYSIGTISGAHLNPAVSLGMWVNKRISTMDLIYYIVGQIIGGLIASLALLSILNASGRETTNLGQNGFGDFSAFGALTVEIILTFIFVLVIMTVTSAKKGNAKLAGIVIGLTLTMIHLVGIPLTGTSVNPARSLGPAIFAGGEALSQVWVFIVAPLIGGVLAALVSKYLLDTEE
- a CDS encoding HAD family hydrolase; this encodes MKKHYQGYLIDLDGTIYLGKEVIPAGKRFVEQLEERKLPFLFVTNNTTKTPAAVADRLAQEFDIHVSAKTVYTASLATIDYMKEQGKGNKVYVIGESGLVDLILAAGFEWDEETPDFVIVGLDTDINYEKFATAALCIRKGATFIGTNPDKSIPTERGLLPGAGSFIALVQTATQTDPIMIGKPNAIIMNEALKVMQLNKDEVIMVGDNYETDIQSGLQNGIDSLLVLSGFTAKSAVPTLPKQPTYIVDSLDEWTF